From one Marmota flaviventris isolate mMarFla1 chromosome 1, mMarFla1.hap1, whole genome shotgun sequence genomic stretch:
- the Cspg5 gene encoding chondroitin sulfate proteoglycan 5 isoform X1 gives MGRAGRGGPGRGPPPLLLLLLGATLVLSTGAVPAREAGSAVEAEELMRSVLSWEPHANDTREEAGLPGTDEGETSWTAPGRELASVGPGVGPEEALEASAAVTGTAWLEVDGPGLGGVTAEAGSGDAQALPATLQAPHGALGQSTVPPATSEAIEANGPSSPTALDKQSPGPELPKESPLEVWLNLGSSTPQGPEPTDPLQGTPESQPASDIIDIDYFEGLDSQGRGADIGSFPGSPGTSENHPDTEGETPSWSLLDLYDDFTPFDESDFYPTTSFYDDLEEEEDDDEDKDAVGGGDLEDENDLLVPTDKPGVGPGTGQPTSRWHAVPPQHTLGMIPGSSIALRPRPGEPNRDLASNENGTECRSGFVRHNGSCRSVCDLFPSYCHNGGQCYLVENIGAFCRCNTQDYIWHKGMRCESIITDFQVMCVAVGSAALVLLLLFMMTVFFAKKLYLLKTENTKLRRTNKFRTPSELHNDNFSLSTIAEGSHPNVRKFCDTPCISSPHARALAHYDNVICQDDPSAPHKIQEVLKSCLKEEESFNIQNSMSPKLEGGKGDQADLEVNCLQNNLT, from the exons ATGGGCCGAGCTGGGCGCGGGGGCCCGGGTCGGGGGCCGCCGCCGCTGTTGCTGCTGCTTCTGGGGGCCACGCTGGTCCTCTCCACCGGGGCCGTGCCTG CACGTGAGGCGGGAAGTGCGGTTGAGGCCGAGGAGCTAATGAGGAGTGTACTGTCGTGGGAACCGCACGCTAATGACACGCGGGAGGAGGCGGGCCTGCCTGGGACTGATGAAGGCGAGACCTCGTGGACGGCCCCTGGCAGAGAGCTGGCCTCTGTGGGCCCCGGGGTCGGACCAGAGGAGGCACTAGAGGCATCAGCTGCAGTGACTGGCACCGCCTGGCTAGAGGTCGACGGCCCAGGCCTAGGCGGAGTGACCGCAGAGGCCGGTAGTGGTGATGCCCAGGCCCTTCCAGCTACTCTCCAGGCTCCTCATGGAGCCCTTGGGCAGTCGACAGTGCCCCCTGCCACTTCTGAGGCTATTGAAGCCAATGGGCCTTCCTCCCCCACTGCTCTTGACAAGCAGAGCCCAGGCCCTGAACTCCCCAAGGAGAGTCCCTTGGAGGTTTGGCTGAATCTAGGAAGCAGCACACCTCAAGGGCCAGAGCCCACTGACCCACTTCAAGGCACACCAGAGTCCCAACCAGCCTCAGATATAATTGACATTGACTACTTTGAAGGATTGGACAGTCAGGGTCGTGGTGCAGACATAGGGAGCTTCCCAGGGTCACCAGGAACCTCAGAGAACCACCCTGATACTGAAGGAGAGACCCCTTCCTGGAGCCTCCTTGACTTGTATGATGACTTCACCCCCTTTGATGAGTCTGATTTCTACCCTACCACATCCTTCTATGATGAcctagaggaagaggaagatgacGACGAGGACAAGGATGCAGTGGGAGGAGGAGACCTAGAAGATGAAAATGACCTTTTGGTGCCCACTGATAAGCCTGGTGTGGGGCCTGGGACAGGCCAGCCTACCAGTCGGTGGCATGCTGTTCCTCCACAGCATACTCTGGGGATGATCCCTGGAAGCAGCATCGCCCTCAGGCCCCGCCCAGGAGAGCCAAACCGGGACCTGGCCTCAAATGAAAATGGCACTGAGTGCCGTAGTGGCTTTGTGCGGCACAATGGCTCCTGCAGGTCAGTGTGTGACCTCTTCCCAAGTTACTGTCACAATGGCGGCCAGTGCTACCTGGTGGAGAACATAGGGGCCTTCTGCAG GTGCAACACCCAGGACTACATCTGGCACAAGGGAATGCGCTGCGAGTCCATCATCACTGATTTCCAGGTGATGTGCGTGGCCGTAGGCTCTGCAGCCCTTGTGCTGCTCCTGCTCTTCATGATGACCGTCTTTTTTGCCAAGAAGCTCTATCTGCTCAAGACGGAGAATACCAAGCTGCGGAGAACCAA CAAATTCCGGACCCCATCTGAGCTCCACAACGATAACTTCTCCCTCTCCACCATTGCTGAGGGCTCTCACCCAAATGTAAGGAAATTTTGCGACACTCCTTGTATCTCCTCCCCCCATGCCCGTGCCTTGGCTCACTATGATAACGTTATCTGTCAG GATGATCCTAGTGCTCCCCACAAAATCCAGGAAGTTCTGAAGTCCTGCCTGAAAGAGGAGGAGTCGTTTAACATCCAGAACTCCATGTCACCCAAACTTGAGGGTGGCAAAGGTGACCAGGCCGACTTGGAGGTGAACTGTCTCCAGAATAACCTAACCTAA
- the Cspg5 gene encoding chondroitin sulfate proteoglycan 5 isoform X2, whose translation MGRAGRGGPGRGPPPLLLLLLGATLVLSTGAVPAREAGSAVEAEELMRSVLSWEPHANDTREEAGLPGTDEGETSWTAPGRELASVGPGVGPEEALEASAAVTGTAWLEVDGPGLGGVTAEAGSGDAQALPATLQAPHGALGQSTVPPATSEAIEANGPSSPTALDKQSPGPELPKESPLEVWLNLGSSTPQGPEPTDPLQGTPESQPASDIIDIDYFEGLDSQGRGADIGSFPGSPGTSENHPDTEGETPSWSLLDLYDDFTPFDESDFYPTTSFYDDLEEEEDDDEDKDAVGGGDLEDENDLLVPTDKPGVGPGTGQPTSRWHAVPPQHTLGMIPGSSIALRPRPGEPNRDLASNENGTECRSGFVRHNGSCRSVCDLFPSYCHNGGQCYLVENIGAFCRCNTQDYIWHKGMRCESIITDFQVMCVAVGSAALVLLLLFMMTVFFAKKLYLLKTENTKLRRTNKFRTPSELHNDNFSLSTIAEGSHPNDDPSAPHKIQEVLKSCLKEEESFNIQNSMSPKLEGGKGDQADLEVNCLQNNLT comes from the exons ATGGGCCGAGCTGGGCGCGGGGGCCCGGGTCGGGGGCCGCCGCCGCTGTTGCTGCTGCTTCTGGGGGCCACGCTGGTCCTCTCCACCGGGGCCGTGCCTG CACGTGAGGCGGGAAGTGCGGTTGAGGCCGAGGAGCTAATGAGGAGTGTACTGTCGTGGGAACCGCACGCTAATGACACGCGGGAGGAGGCGGGCCTGCCTGGGACTGATGAAGGCGAGACCTCGTGGACGGCCCCTGGCAGAGAGCTGGCCTCTGTGGGCCCCGGGGTCGGACCAGAGGAGGCACTAGAGGCATCAGCTGCAGTGACTGGCACCGCCTGGCTAGAGGTCGACGGCCCAGGCCTAGGCGGAGTGACCGCAGAGGCCGGTAGTGGTGATGCCCAGGCCCTTCCAGCTACTCTCCAGGCTCCTCATGGAGCCCTTGGGCAGTCGACAGTGCCCCCTGCCACTTCTGAGGCTATTGAAGCCAATGGGCCTTCCTCCCCCACTGCTCTTGACAAGCAGAGCCCAGGCCCTGAACTCCCCAAGGAGAGTCCCTTGGAGGTTTGGCTGAATCTAGGAAGCAGCACACCTCAAGGGCCAGAGCCCACTGACCCACTTCAAGGCACACCAGAGTCCCAACCAGCCTCAGATATAATTGACATTGACTACTTTGAAGGATTGGACAGTCAGGGTCGTGGTGCAGACATAGGGAGCTTCCCAGGGTCACCAGGAACCTCAGAGAACCACCCTGATACTGAAGGAGAGACCCCTTCCTGGAGCCTCCTTGACTTGTATGATGACTTCACCCCCTTTGATGAGTCTGATTTCTACCCTACCACATCCTTCTATGATGAcctagaggaagaggaagatgacGACGAGGACAAGGATGCAGTGGGAGGAGGAGACCTAGAAGATGAAAATGACCTTTTGGTGCCCACTGATAAGCCTGGTGTGGGGCCTGGGACAGGCCAGCCTACCAGTCGGTGGCATGCTGTTCCTCCACAGCATACTCTGGGGATGATCCCTGGAAGCAGCATCGCCCTCAGGCCCCGCCCAGGAGAGCCAAACCGGGACCTGGCCTCAAATGAAAATGGCACTGAGTGCCGTAGTGGCTTTGTGCGGCACAATGGCTCCTGCAGGTCAGTGTGTGACCTCTTCCCAAGTTACTGTCACAATGGCGGCCAGTGCTACCTGGTGGAGAACATAGGGGCCTTCTGCAG GTGCAACACCCAGGACTACATCTGGCACAAGGGAATGCGCTGCGAGTCCATCATCACTGATTTCCAGGTGATGTGCGTGGCCGTAGGCTCTGCAGCCCTTGTGCTGCTCCTGCTCTTCATGATGACCGTCTTTTTTGCCAAGAAGCTCTATCTGCTCAAGACGGAGAATACCAAGCTGCGGAGAACCAA CAAATTCCGGACCCCATCTGAGCTCCACAACGATAACTTCTCCCTCTCCACCATTGCTGAGGGCTCTCACCCAAAT GATGATCCTAGTGCTCCCCACAAAATCCAGGAAGTTCTGAAGTCCTGCCTGAAAGAGGAGGAGTCGTTTAACATCCAGAACTCCATGTCACCCAAACTTGAGGGTGGCAAAGGTGACCAGGCCGACTTGGAGGTGAACTGTCTCCAGAATAACCTAACCTAA